A window of Gasterosteus aculeatus chromosome 9, fGasAcu3.hap1.1, whole genome shotgun sequence contains these coding sequences:
- the taf5 gene encoding transcription initiation factor TFIID subunit 5, whose translation MAAVQGGPVDAVEEKDIKTEPSNDGCGSNSTNDGRAASASPGSGAPAAGAKPAAAAPEDQQTLLAVLQFLKKNKLTESVDILRREAGLPEDSLDLKGADSSAAGSGGAAGGAAAGGVAGGDLGAADASSLLSRVTASSSAVVQAPTKAAGEDQPDVNVVLSAYSQQGDPKLYPVYYNGLKRFIESVLDCHRAELSQVFYPLFVHMYLELVYNNYESEAKAFFEKFRGDQECYYEDDLRILSSLSKREHMRGNETLLDFRTSKFVLRISRDSYQLLKRHLQERQNNQIWNIIQEHLYIDIFDGMPRSKSQIDAMSGSLAGEAKREANKAKVYYGLLKEPEIELPLDDEDEEAENEEGKPKKKKPKKDSVGSKSKKQDPNAPQQTRIPLPELKDSDKLDKIMYMKEATKRIRLGPENLPSICFYSFLNAYQGLTAVDFTDDSSLIAGGFADSTVRVWSVTPKKLRKVKSAADLNLIDKESDDVLERIMDEKTASELKILYGHSGPVYGISFSPDRNYLLSSSEDGTVRLWSLQTFTCLVGYKGHNYPVWDTHFSPHGYYFVSGGHDRVARLWATDHYQPLRIFSGHLADVTCTRFHPNSNYVATGSSDRTIRLWDVLNGSCVRIFTGHKGPIHALAFSPNGKFLASGATDSRVLLWDIGHGLMIGELKGHTDSIYSLRFSRDGEILASGSMDNTVRLWNATKAFDDLETDDFTAATGHVHLQDNSQELLLGTYMSKSTPVINLHFTRRNLLLAAGSYNP comes from the exons atggcgGCCGTGCAAGGTGGTCCGGTAGACGCGGTCGAagaaaaagacataaaaacCGAACCATCGAACGATGGCTGTGGGAGTAACAGTACAAACGACGGGAGAGCGGCCTCCGCGTCCCCCGGCTCCGGGGCGCCGGCTGCGGGCGCCAAACCCGCGGCCGCAGCGCCGGAGGACCAGCAGACGCTGCTGGCGGTGCTGCAATTCCTCAAAAAGAACAAACTGACCGAGTCCGTGGACATTTTGCGTCGCGAAGCGGGATTGCCGGAGGATTCGCTCGATCTGAAGGGGGCGGACTCGTCCGCGGCGGGTTCGGGTGGTGCCGCTGGTGGTGCCGCCGCTGGTGGTGTGGCAGGCGGTGACCTGGGCGCCGCGGATGCGAGCTCCCTTCTCAGCCGTGTGACCGCCTCATCCTCCGCTGTCGTTCAGGCGCCAACTAAAG CTGCTGGCGAGGACCAGCCAGACGTCAACGTGGTGCTGTCCGCTTACAGCCAGCAGGGAGACCCAAAGCTGTACCCGGTTTACTACAACGGCCTGAAGAGGTTCATAGAGTCCGTGTTGGACTGTCACCGGGCAGAGCTGTCCCAGGTCTTCTACCCGCTGTTCGTGCACATGTACCTGGAACTGGTGTACAACAATTACGAAAGCGAGGCCAAGGCGTTCTTTGAAAA GTTCCGCGGCGATCAGGAGTGTTACTACGAGGACGACCTGCGGATTCTGTCCAGCCTTTCCAAGCGGGAGCACATGCGAGGCAACGAGACCCTGCTGGACTTCCGCACCAGCAAGTTTGTCCTGCGCATCTCCCGGGACTCTTACCAGCTGCTGAAGAGGCACCTGCAGGAGCGCCAGAACAACCAGATCTGGAACATCATACAAGAGCACCTGTACATCGACATCTTCGATGGCATGCCGCGCAGCAAGAGCCAGATCGACGCCATGTCCGGCAGCTTGGCCGGAGAGGCCAAACGAGAGGCCAACAAGGCCAAG GTTTACTACGGACTGCTGAAGGAACCAGAAATTGAGCTGCCCcttgatgatgaggatgaagaggcgGAGAACGAGGAGGGTAaaccgaagaagaagaaacccaaAAAGGACAGCGTGGGCTccaagagcaagaaacaagaccCCAATGCACCTCAACAGACTAG gatcCCTCTTCCAGAACTGAAGGACTCCGACAAGCTGGACAAGATCATGTACATGAAGGAGGCGACCAAGAGGATCCGCCTGGGACCAGAGAACCTTCCCTCCATCTGCTTCTACTCTTTCCTCAACGCTTACCAG GGTCTGACGGCAGTGGACTTCACGGACGACTCCAGCCTGATCGCAGGAGGCTTCGCTGACTCCACGGTGCGCGTGTGGAGTGTCACGCCGAAAAAACTGCGCAAGGTCAAGTCTGCAGCAG ACTTGAATCTGATTGACAAAGAGTCGGACGACGTGCTGGAGAGGATCATGGACGAGAAGACGGCCAGCGAGTTGAAGATCCTGTACGGACACAGTGGGCCGGTGTACGGCATCAGCTTCAGCCCAGACAG AAACTACTTGCTATCGAGTTCTGAAGATGGTACGGTCCGGCTGTGGAGCCTCCAAACATTCACTTGTCTGGTGGGCTACAAAGGTCACAACTACCCAGTGTGGGACACCCACTTTTCCCCCCACGGGTACTATTTTGTCTCCGGGGGACATGACAGAGTTGCCCG TCTGTGGGCAACAGATCACTACCAGCCACTGAGGATATTTTCCGGTCACCTCGCCGACGTGACTTGCACCCGCTTCCACCCCAACTCCAACTACGTGGCCACCGGTTCCTCTGACCGCACCATCCGACTGTGGGACGTCCTGAACGGAAGCTGCGTGCGCATCTTCACCGGCCACAAG GGTCCTATCCACGCGCTGGCCTTCTCCCCCAATGGAAAGTTCTTGGCTTCGGGAGCCACTGACAGCAGAGTGCTTCTGTGGGACATTGGTCACGGGCTGATGATTGGGGAGCTCAAAGGCCACACGGACTCCATCTACTCACTGCGGTTCAGCAGAGACGGGGAGATCCTCGCCTCCG GCTCAATGGACAACACGGTTCGCCTGTGGAACGCTACGAAAGCATTTGATGATTTGGAGACGGATGACTTCACGGCAGCTACGGGACACGTCCATCTACAAGACAACTCCCAGGAGCTTCTGCTGGGAACCTACATGTCAAAATCCACACCGGTCATAAACCTTCACTTCACCCGCAGGAACCTGCTGTTGGCTGCTGGTTCCTACAATCCATGA
- the atp5md gene encoding ATP synthase F(0) complex subunit k, mitochondrial has product MGGHDAGSQHQFTGFAKYFNAYTITGRRNCVLATYASILAIGLFFKLKPKKQAAVTEK; this is encoded by the exons ATGGGGGGACACGACGCAGGATCCCAGCACCAGTTCACTGGGTTTGCAAAGTACTTCAATGCATACACAATCACAGGAAGGAGGAAT TGTGTTTTGGCCACATATGCCAGCATACTAGCCATTGGccttttcttcaaattgaagCCCAAGAAACAGGCCGCTGTCACTGAAAAGTGA